Below is a genomic region from Catenuloplanes atrovinosus.
CCGCCCAGGCGCGCAGCGCGTCGAAGCTGTCCAGCGCGCCCATGATCGGCTGCCCGGGAATGAGCGGCACCTCGGCCTGGCGGGTGATGACGGCCCTGATCAGGGCCTGCTTGCTGTCGAAGTAGTGGTAGAGCTGCGACCCGCCGATGCCGGCCGCCTTGCGCACGTCCTCGGTGCTGGTGCCGGCCACGCCGCGCTGGGCGATCAGCTCGGTGGCCGCGTCGAGGATGCGTTCCCGGGTCGCCTGTCCTTTGCGGGTCAGTGTCACGACCCCAGCCTAGCGGAATGGGTTGCGCAACCCAAAAGTGGCTGCTAGAAATTGGGTCGACCAACCCAGAAAGAGGCAGGCATGTCGGATCTAGCAGGTAGGACGGCCCTGGTGACCGGGGCCACGGCGGGCATCGGGCGCGCCGTCGCGGTACGGCTGGCGGAGCACGGGGCGGAGGTGGTGGTGCACGGCCGGGACGCGCACCGCGGTGGCGAGGTGGTGTCCGCGATCGCGGAGCGGGGTGGCCGGGCGCGCTTCGTCGCGGCGGATCTGTCCAGCGCCGAGGAGGTCGAGCGGCTGGCGGCCGAGGCGGGGGAGGTGGACATCCTGGTCAACAACGCCGGGGTGTACGAGTTGGTCTCGACGCCGAGCACCAGCGCGAGCAGCTTCGACCGGCACGTCGCGATCAACACCCGGGCGCCGTTCCAGCTGGTCAAGGCGCTGACGCCGGGCATGATCCAGCGTGGTCACGGGGTGATCGTCAACGTGAGCTCGACCGGGGCGACCATGGTGGCGCCGGTGGGGGCGGCCTACGGCGCGTCGAAGGCGGCGCTGGAGTCGCTGACCCGGTACTGGGCGACCGAGTTCGGCGCGGCCGGCATCCGGGTCAACGGCGTGCGGTCCGGCCCGGTGCGCACCGAGGGGACCGCGCCGCTGTTGAGCGCGAACGCGGAAGCGATGGACCGGACGGTCGCGCGTGGCCGGATCGGCGATCCGGAGGAGATCGCGGACGTCGTGCTGTTCCTGGCCGGCGAGGGCAGCAGCTACGTGAACGGGTCCGTGGTGGCGGTCCACGGTGGAGAGCGCAGCCTGCTGCCCGGCTGATCGTCCGGCCGGGACGGCCGCGTGGGCGTCCCGGCCGGTTCGTCAGGGCTGGAGGGCGGTGATGGCGTGCATGGCGATGTCGACGGAGGCCTGGAGGTCGTCGCGGGTGGCGCCGGCGGCGGCGTGGACGGCGTGGCCCTCGCTGAGGGTCATCACGAAACGGGCCAGGGCCGGCACGCTGGTGCCGGGGGCGAGGTCGCCCTCGGTCACGGCGCGGGAGAGGCGCTCGGTCAGCGCGGCCTCGGTGTCGGCGCGGCCGGCGGCCAGCAGCTGGGAGATGCGCGCGTTCTCCGGGGAGCAGGCCAGGCCGCCCTGGATGGACAGGCAGCCCGGTGGGTGGTCGCCGGTGGTGAGGTTGTCGGCGCTGGAGCGGAGGAAGGCCTCGATCGAGGCGTACGCGGTGGGCTGCGCGAGGGCGGCGCGGGCGGCCGCGACCTTGTGCGCGTGGTAGCGGTCGAAGGCGCGCTGGAACAGTTGCTCCTTGCTGCCGAACGTGGCGTACAGGCTGGGGCGGTTGATGCCCATCGCGCTGGTGAGCGCGCTCAGTGACGCGCCCTCGTAGCCGTGGCGCCAGAAGACCTCGGCGGCCCGGTCGAGGACGGTCTCCTCGTCGAAGGCGCGCGGTCGCCCGGCGGTGGGCGTCTCGGTGCTCATGCCCGCCACTCTACCGCTCGGTACAAATCGTGACCCGGGTCACCAACCGAGCGGTACAAAATGCTGTTACGGTGATGTCCAACCGAGCGGTACAAAATTGTTCTCCCGGAGGGGACGCATGACGATCACACTGATCACGGGCGCCAACAAGGGCATCGGGTTCGAGACGGCGAGGCTGCTGGTGGCCCGCGGCCACCGGGTCTACCTGGGCGCCCGCGACGTGGAGCGGGGCGAAAAGGCGGCGGCGGAACTGGGCGCGCGGTTCGTGCGGCTGGACGTGACGGACGACGCGTCGGTGAGCGCGGCACTGGCCACCGTGGACGCGGCGGAGGGGCGGCTGGACGTGCTGGTCAACAACGCGGGCATCCTGGCGGCCGGCGCGCTGGACGGGCCGGCGGCGCTGCACGCGTTCGACGTCAACGCGGTGGGCGTGGTGCGGGTCACCGAGGCGGCGCTGCCGCTGCTGCGCCGGTCGGCGAGTCCGGCCGTGGTCACGGTGTCGAGCAGCATGGGCTCGTTCTGGGCGGTGACCAACCCGGACCGGCCGGAGTACGGGCTGCCGCTTGCGCTCTACGCCTCGTCCAAGGCGGCGGCCACCATGCTCATGGTCCAGTACGCCAAGCTGCACCCCGACGTCCGGTTCACCGCGATCGAGCCCGGCACCGCGGCCACGGACATGACGGCGGCCTTCGGGATCGGGCGGCCGGTGGCGGAGAGCGCGGCGGTGGTGGCGCGCTTCGCCACCCAAGGGCCGAGCGGCACGCTGCAGGACGAGCACGGCACGCTGCGCTGGTAGGGCAGCGATGACCGAGCTGCGTGACTGGTACCTGCGCTACATCGCGGCGCTCAACGCGCACGAGTTCGACGGCATGGACGAGTTCATCGCCGACCGGGTGCTGCTCAACGGCGAGCCGGGCACCCGGGACGACGTGCTCGCGGTCCAGCGGCACGATGTCGGCGCGGTCCCGGACCTGCACTGGGAGATCCAGGAGCTGCTGTTCGACCGGGACCGCCTGGCCGTCCGCGCGATCAACACCGGTACGCCGGTCCGGGAGTGGCTGGGCGTGCCACCGTCCGGGAGATCCTTCGAGATCGTCGAGTACGCCATCTACCGGGTGACGGACGGGCGGTTCACCCAGATGACCGCGCTGCACGACTCCGCCGAACTGAGGCGGCAACTGGCCGCCTGACCGGGGACCGCGTCCGCCCATCCCGGGTAGGGCGGCGCGGTCGGACGGCCCGCGAAACCGGCGGGAGGAGCACCGGTGCCCGCTGCGAGCTCGCGGACCGTCACCACGCCGGAAGCGGGAAACGCTAGAGATGTGGGTCTATCAGGATCTTGGCGTGGTGGCCGGGGGAGGCGAGCAGGTCGAACGCGGCCGGGACGCCGGCGAGCGGCACCACGTCGGTGATCAGCGGGCGTGGGTCGACGCGGCCGCGGGCGAGCAGGCGGAGCGCGTCGTGGAACTCCGGCGGTGAGTAGCCGGAGGAGAAGCGGAGCTGGAGTTCCTTGTTGCTGGCCATGGTGGGGCGGAACGTGTCCGGCTGCATGCAGACGCCGACCACGACGACGCGGGAACGGAACGGGGCGTGGCTGACGATGTCCTCGATGACGCCGGGCAGGCCGACGCACTCGAAGACGACCGGGCCGCGCGGCGTGGCGGCGCGCATCACCGCGGGCCAGGGCAGGCCGGGGACGCGGCGGAGCGCGGCGAGCGCGTCCAGGCCGGCGCGGAACAGCGCGGGCGCGTCCGCGGGCGGCAGGTGCGGCCAGGGCGCGGGCGCGATGTGCGTGGCGCCGCAGGTGCGGGCCAGCGTGCGGCGGCCGGCGGCGC
It encodes:
- a CDS encoding SDR family NAD(P)-dependent oxidoreductase, with the protein product MSDLAGRTALVTGATAGIGRAVAVRLAEHGAEVVVHGRDAHRGGEVVSAIAERGGRARFVAADLSSAEEVERLAAEAGEVDILVNNAGVYELVSTPSTSASSFDRHVAINTRAPFQLVKALTPGMIQRGHGVIVNVSSTGATMVAPVGAAYGASKAALESLTRYWATEFGAAGIRVNGVRSGPVRTEGTAPLLSANAEAMDRTVARGRIGDPEEIADVVLFLAGEGSSYVNGSVVAVHGGERSLLPG
- a CDS encoding TetR/AcrR family transcriptional regulator, encoding MSTETPTAGRPRAFDEETVLDRAAEVFWRHGYEGASLSALTSAMGINRPSLYATFGSKEQLFQRAFDRYHAHKVAAARAALAQPTAYASIEAFLRSSADNLTTGDHPPGCLSIQGGLACSPENARISQLLAAGRADTEAALTERLSRAVTEGDLAPGTSVPALARFVMTLSEGHAVHAAAGATRDDLQASVDIAMHAITALQP
- a CDS encoding SDR family NAD(P)-dependent oxidoreductase, translating into MTITLITGANKGIGFETARLLVARGHRVYLGARDVERGEKAAAELGARFVRLDVTDDASVSAALATVDAAEGRLDVLVNNAGILAAGALDGPAALHAFDVNAVGVVRVTEAALPLLRRSASPAVVTVSSSMGSFWAVTNPDRPEYGLPLALYASSKAAATMLMVQYAKLHPDVRFTAIEPGTAATDMTAAFGIGRPVAESAAVVARFATQGPSGTLQDEHGTLRW
- a CDS encoding ester cyclase, which codes for MTELRDWYLRYIAALNAHEFDGMDEFIADRVLLNGEPGTRDDVLAVQRHDVGAVPDLHWEIQELLFDRDRLAVRAINTGTPVREWLGVPPSGRSFEIVEYAIYRVTDGRFTQMTALHDSAELRRQLAA